A window of the Quadrisphaera sp. DSM 44207 genome harbors these coding sequences:
- a CDS encoding sugar-binding transcriptional regulator, producing MENFDELRLMTKVARLYHTHGLRQVEVAERLRVSQSRVSRLLQQAEAAGIIRTVVAPPPGLHADLEEGLEKAYGLSEAHVVDAVSLDEAGLTRDLGQAMAAVVGDTALQARTVGYTSWSRTLREMVAALQPRRSATEHVVEMLGDLGPPSLQHEAARSTQRLADVLGSQPVFLRTPGVVTAPEIREALLEQDPFAREALRVLDSLDVAFVGIGNGRIVPPLSSGDNFFTEEQLAQARALGAVGEVCLHFLDPEGRVVPTPLDDLVIGVTAEQLRSARSRWAVAGGPSKLPAIAAALRGRWVDALVTDTTTASQLLASDG from the coding sequence GTGGAGAACTTCGACGAGCTGCGGCTGATGACCAAGGTCGCGAGGCTCTACCACACCCACGGCCTGCGCCAGGTCGAGGTCGCGGAGAGGCTCCGCGTGTCCCAGTCCCGCGTCTCGCGGCTGCTCCAGCAGGCCGAGGCGGCGGGCATCATCCGCACGGTCGTGGCTCCGCCGCCCGGGCTGCACGCCGACCTCGAGGAGGGGCTGGAGAAGGCCTACGGCCTGTCCGAGGCCCACGTGGTCGACGCCGTCAGCCTCGACGAGGCCGGCCTGACGCGCGACCTCGGGCAGGCGATGGCCGCCGTGGTCGGCGACACGGCGCTGCAGGCGCGCACCGTCGGCTACACCTCCTGGAGCCGGACCCTGCGCGAGATGGTCGCCGCCCTCCAGCCGCGCCGCTCGGCCACGGAGCACGTGGTGGAGATGCTCGGCGACCTCGGGCCGCCGTCCCTGCAGCACGAGGCCGCCCGCTCCACGCAGCGGCTGGCCGACGTGCTGGGCAGCCAGCCGGTCTTCCTGCGCACGCCCGGGGTCGTCACCGCGCCCGAGATCCGCGAGGCCCTGCTCGAGCAGGACCCGTTCGCCCGGGAGGCGCTGCGGGTGCTCGACTCCCTCGACGTGGCCTTCGTCGGCATCGGCAACGGCCGGATCGTCCCGCCCCTGAGCTCGGGCGACAACTTCTTCACGGAGGAGCAGCTGGCGCAGGCCCGGGCCCTGGGAGCCGTCGGCGAGGTCTGCCTGCACTTCCTCGACCCCGAGGGGCGGGTCGTGCCGACCCCCCTGGACGACCTGGTCATCGGCGTGACCGCCGAGCAGCTGCGCTCCGCGCGCAGCCGGTGGGCGGTGGCGGGCGGCCCCAGCAAGCTCCCGGCCATCGCCGCGGCCCTGCGGGGCCGGTGGGTCGACGCCCTCGTGACCGACACCACCACGGCGAGCCAGCTGCTCGCCTCCGACGGCTGA
- a CDS encoding HAD-IIA family hydrolase has protein sequence MSAAQPLDGAGVRPRPYDGYLFDLDGTIYLGDQLLPGAHELVTGLRETGRATLFLSNNPTRDPAMYAEKLQRLGLPTPTSHIVNTTVTMAAWLARNAPGAGVFVIGEEPLRRAVEAAGLRLTERPEEIDVVVASYDRAFGYRKLQIAFDALWMHRRARLVTTNPDAYCPMPGGRGEPDAAAVVAAIEACTGVRCEVNVGKPSPLMLSTALDVLGLAPQDCVMVGDRLSTDIAMAVDAGLDSALVLTGESTRAAVEQAPPHRRPRYVLERIDELLPAGAAGRRRSVIGGS, from the coding sequence GTGAGCGCTGCGCAGCCGCTCGACGGCGCCGGCGTCCGCCCGCGCCCGTACGACGGCTACCTGTTCGACCTCGACGGCACCATCTACCTCGGGGACCAGCTGCTGCCGGGCGCGCACGAGCTGGTCACCGGGCTGCGGGAGACGGGCCGGGCGACCCTGTTCCTGTCGAACAACCCCACCCGGGACCCGGCGATGTACGCGGAGAAGCTGCAGCGCCTGGGGCTGCCGACGCCCACCAGCCACATCGTCAACACCACCGTGACGATGGCGGCGTGGCTGGCCCGCAACGCGCCGGGCGCGGGGGTCTTCGTCATCGGCGAGGAGCCGCTGCGCCGCGCCGTCGAGGCCGCGGGCCTGCGGCTGACGGAGCGGCCCGAGGAGATCGACGTCGTCGTCGCCAGCTACGACCGCGCGTTCGGGTACCGCAAGCTGCAGATCGCGTTCGACGCGCTGTGGATGCACCGGCGGGCCCGCCTGGTGACGACGAACCCCGACGCCTACTGCCCGATGCCGGGCGGGCGCGGCGAGCCGGACGCCGCGGCCGTCGTGGCCGCCATCGAGGCGTGCACCGGCGTGCGCTGCGAGGTCAACGTCGGCAAGCCCAGCCCCCTGATGCTGAGCACGGCCCTCGACGTCCTCGGGCTGGCGCCGCAGGACTGCGTCATGGTCGGGGACCGGCTGTCCACCGACATCGCCATGGCCGTCGACGCCGGCCTGGACTCCGCGCTCGTGCTCACCGGGGAGAGCACGCGCGCCGCGGTCGAGCAGGCGCCCCCGCACCGCCGCCCGCGGTACGTCCTCGAGCGCATCGACGAGCTGCTGCCCGCCGGCGCCGCAGGACGGCGCCGGTCCGTGATCGGCGGGTCTTGA
- a CDS encoding phosphoglyceromutase, producing MTSTLVLLRHGESEWNAKNLFTGWVDVPLSEKGRAEALRGGQLLRDEGLLPDVVHTSLLRRAITTAHIALDAADRHWIPVRRSWRLNERHYGALQGKDKKQTLAEFGEEQFRTWRRSYDVPPPPIDPADEFSQAGDPRYADLGAAAPLTECLADVVVRMLPHWYDAIVPDLRAGRTVLLAAHGNSLRALVKHLDGISDEAIAGLNIPTGIPLLYELDDAVAPVTRGGRYLDAEAAAVAAAAVANQGR from the coding sequence ATGACCTCGACCCTCGTGCTGCTCCGCCACGGCGAGAGCGAGTGGAACGCGAAGAACCTGTTCACCGGGTGGGTGGACGTCCCGCTGTCCGAGAAGGGCCGCGCGGAGGCGCTGCGCGGCGGGCAGCTGCTGCGCGACGAGGGCCTGCTGCCCGACGTCGTCCACACCTCGCTGCTGCGCCGGGCGATCACGACGGCGCACATCGCCCTGGACGCCGCCGACCGGCACTGGATCCCGGTGCGGCGCAGCTGGCGGCTCAACGAGCGGCACTACGGGGCGCTGCAGGGCAAGGACAAGAAGCAGACCCTCGCGGAGTTCGGCGAGGAGCAGTTCAGGACGTGGCGGCGCTCCTACGACGTGCCGCCGCCGCCGATCGACCCCGCGGACGAGTTCAGCCAGGCCGGCGACCCCCGCTACGCGGACCTGGGCGCCGCGGCGCCGCTGACCGAGTGCCTGGCCGACGTCGTCGTCCGGATGCTGCCGCACTGGTACGACGCGATCGTGCCGGACCTGCGCGCGGGGCGCACGGTGCTGCTCGCCGCGCACGGCAACTCCCTGCGCGCGCTCGTCAAGCACCTCGACGGCATCTCCGACGAGGCCATCGCGGGCCTGAACATCCCCACCGGCATCCCGCTGCTGTACGAGCTGGACGACGCCGTGGCGCCGGTCACCCGCGGCGGGCGCTACCTGGACGCCGAGGCCGCGGCCGTCGCCGCCGCCGCGGTCGCGAACCAGGGCCGCTGA
- a CDS encoding iron-containing alcohol dehydrogenase has translation MSPPPASGALAAVRDRLAAADPDGSLVPCGIAQLHIGADAVQRVGGVVEDLLAGGSSPGRRPDVLLLVDRTRIERAGADLKALVQDQLAQRAAVRREVLDDGHGELHVSEAVVQAATDAARGADAVVAVGGGTISDIAKLATARAGAAALVVVQTAASVDGYTDDVSVVLRDGVKRTVPSRWPDAVIADVEVIGGAPPGMNRAGFGEMTSMFTAPADWRLASLVGVDPTFHRGPIALLEEVGGELGTWSAGLRTAEPEAVEQLTRALAVRGIATGVAGTTAALSGVEHLVSHMLDLHHGERGEPIGLHGAQVGVAAVVAAAAWELLLERLAAGEHETPRTEAALARALDADAARRRVERAFAPLDPTGRIGGECWSDYAKKLAAVAQHREQLRGFLRSWRQHEGELRSLLRPSAQMGSALRAAGAAATFEELSPSVDADLARWAVQHCALMRDRFTAVDLLTLLGWWGDAEVDDVLERAARAVGPAAEVSGVGRGG, from the coding sequence ATGAGCCCTCCGCCCGCCTCGGGCGCCCTCGCCGCCGTCCGGGACCGGCTCGCCGCCGCCGACCCCGACGGCTCGCTCGTCCCCTGCGGGATCGCGCAGCTGCACATCGGCGCGGACGCGGTCCAGCGGGTGGGCGGCGTCGTGGAGGACCTCCTCGCGGGCGGGTCCTCGCCCGGGCGCCGCCCCGACGTCCTGCTGCTCGTCGACAGGACCCGCATCGAGCGCGCCGGCGCCGACCTCAAGGCCCTGGTGCAGGACCAGCTCGCGCAGCGGGCCGCCGTGCGGCGGGAGGTGCTCGACGACGGGCACGGCGAGCTGCACGTGTCCGAGGCGGTCGTGCAGGCCGCTACCGACGCCGCCCGCGGCGCCGACGCCGTCGTCGCCGTGGGCGGCGGGACGATCAGCGACATCGCCAAGCTCGCCACCGCGCGCGCCGGCGCGGCCGCCCTCGTGGTCGTGCAGACGGCCGCCTCCGTCGACGGGTACACGGACGACGTCTCCGTCGTCCTGCGCGATGGCGTCAAGCGCACGGTCCCCTCCCGCTGGCCCGACGCGGTGATCGCGGACGTGGAGGTCATCGGCGGGGCCCCGCCCGGGATGAACCGCGCGGGCTTCGGGGAGATGACCTCGATGTTCACCGCTCCCGCCGACTGGCGGCTGGCGTCCCTGGTCGGGGTGGACCCCACCTTCCACCGCGGCCCCATCGCCCTCCTGGAGGAGGTGGGCGGGGAGCTCGGGACGTGGTCCGCGGGCCTGCGCACCGCCGAGCCGGAAGCCGTCGAGCAGCTGACCCGGGCCCTGGCCGTGCGCGGCATCGCCACCGGCGTCGCCGGCACCACCGCCGCCCTGTCGGGCGTGGAGCACCTGGTCAGCCACATGCTCGACCTGCACCACGGGGAGCGCGGGGAGCCCATCGGCCTGCACGGCGCCCAGGTCGGGGTGGCCGCGGTCGTCGCCGCCGCCGCGTGGGAGCTGCTCCTCGAGCGCCTGGCGGCCGGCGAGCACGAGACCCCCCGCACCGAGGCGGCGCTCGCTCGGGCCCTCGACGCCGACGCGGCGCGCCGGCGCGTCGAGCGCGCCTTCGCGCCGCTGGACCCCACGGGCCGCATCGGGGGCGAGTGCTGGAGCGACTACGCGAAGAAGCTCGCGGCCGTGGCGCAGCACCGGGAGCAGCTCCGCGGCTTCCTGCGCTCGTGGCGCCAGCACGAGGGCGAGCTGCGCTCCCTGCTGCGCCCGAGCGCGCAGATGGGCTCGGCGCTGCGCGCCGCGGGGGCCGCGGCGACGTTCGAGGAGCTGTCCCCGAGCGTGGACGCCGACCTGGCCCGCTGGGCCGTGCAGCACTGCGCGCTGATGCGCGACAGGTTCACCGCGGTCGACCTGCTGACGCTCCTCGGCTGGTGGGGGGACGCCGAGGTCGACGACGTGCTCGAGCGGGCCGCGCGCGCGGTGGGCCCGGCGGCGGAGGTCTCGGGGGTCGGCCGTGGCGGGTGA
- a CDS encoding substrate-binding domain-containing protein has protein sequence MLRGRRSHEALLGSAAAALLALGATGCGTGDGGSAAAGGGGGEDVRLGVSVADQKSLFYVAAVQGMEAAAEEAGVELLVTSANNDSDAQVGQVDDLLTQQIDALIFTSQDSTAAAAGVRAANEADVPVLAVDQRPESGEGELATYIATDSVKAARDLCTWLFEQMGGEGEIAILHGVLGSTAEIQRTQGCQEAIEAAPGIRVVAEETANWDEAEAFEATQNILTANPDLKAVFGESDAMAMGAAKAAQEAGRHEGMLFVGIDGFPTMFEAVEQGLTQATMAQQPYMMGQLAVQQAIEHVRDGAELPAEQYQDTVRIDAETVGGEDVTEFYGPDAGSASS, from the coding sequence ATGCTGCGAGGACGACGCTCCCACGAGGCCCTGCTCGGCTCGGCGGCCGCGGCCCTGCTGGCCCTCGGTGCCACGGGCTGCGGCACCGGCGACGGCGGCTCCGCCGCCGCGGGCGGCGGCGGCGGGGAGGACGTCCGGCTCGGGGTGTCCGTGGCCGACCAGAAGTCCCTGTTCTACGTGGCCGCCGTCCAGGGCATGGAGGCCGCCGCGGAGGAGGCCGGCGTCGAGCTCCTCGTGACCTCGGCGAACAACGACTCCGACGCCCAGGTGGGCCAGGTCGACGACCTGCTCACCCAGCAGATCGACGCGCTCATCTTCACCTCGCAGGACTCGACCGCCGCCGCCGCCGGCGTCCGCGCCGCCAACGAGGCGGACGTGCCGGTCCTCGCGGTGGACCAGCGCCCGGAGAGCGGCGAGGGCGAGCTGGCGACCTACATCGCCACCGACAGCGTCAAGGCCGCGCGCGACCTGTGCACCTGGCTGTTCGAGCAGATGGGCGGGGAGGGCGAGATCGCGATCCTGCACGGCGTCCTGGGCTCGACCGCCGAGATCCAGCGCACGCAGGGCTGCCAGGAGGCGATCGAGGCCGCGCCGGGCATCCGGGTCGTGGCCGAGGAGACGGCCAACTGGGACGAGGCCGAGGCGTTCGAGGCGACCCAGAACATCCTGACGGCGAACCCGGACCTGAAGGCCGTCTTCGGCGAGAGCGACGCGATGGCCATGGGCGCGGCCAAGGCGGCCCAGGAGGCCGGGCGCCACGAGGGGATGCTCTTCGTCGGCATCGACGGCTTCCCGACGATGTTCGAGGCCGTGGAGCAGGGGCTGACCCAGGCCACCATGGCCCAGCAGCCCTACATGATGGGCCAGCTCGCGGTCCAGCAGGCGATCGAGCACGTCCGGGACGGCGCCGAGCTGCCCGCCGAGCAGTACCAGGACACCGTGCGCATCGACGCGGAGACCGTCGGCGGCGAGGACGTCACCGAGTTCTACGGCCCCGACGCCGGTTCCGCCTCCTCCTGA
- a CDS encoding FGGY-family carbohydrate kinase → MAGDYVIGVDSSTTAAKAVVWNPAGLAVSSARSTFELSRPRPGWGEQNAEDWWAATAAAVRRAVQTVDASRVGALCVTHQRETFVCLDAAGNPLRPALLWLDGRAVREVEEHGTAEVHRITGKPPNPTPAWYKLLWLARHEPETVARTGKVVDVQGFLVHRLTGEWATSWASADPLGLVDMTTCDYDDGLLAAAGLRREQLGELRPPGTVLGRVADDVARELGLPRGLPVVAGVGDGQAAQLGTGVTASGRAYLNLGTGVVSGTYSETYSYGAQYRTLFAAVPGAYALETFIGGGTYNLSWFVEKFSGLDSRALGLELTPEQILETAAAQLPPGADGLLLLPYWAGALTPYWDHHARGVLVGLTGSHGKSHVYRALLEGIAYEQRLLTDGAEAVLQEPVSTLVALGGGSRSRVWCQILADVMRRRVDVVREAESTCLGAGMLAAAAVGVHDSVPAAAEAMSATAGSYEPDAERCAAYDRLYAVYRDIYPAMRALFPRLAEASRSEASRSEASRSEASRSEASR, encoded by the coding sequence GTGGCGGGTGACTACGTCATCGGCGTCGACTCCTCCACCACGGCCGCGAAGGCCGTGGTGTGGAACCCCGCCGGCCTCGCCGTCTCCTCCGCCCGGTCGACGTTCGAGCTCAGCCGCCCGCGGCCCGGGTGGGGGGAGCAGAACGCCGAGGACTGGTGGGCGGCGACCGCGGCGGCCGTGCGGCGCGCCGTCCAGACCGTCGACGCCTCCCGCGTCGGGGCCCTGTGCGTCACCCACCAGCGCGAGACCTTCGTCTGCCTCGACGCGGCCGGGAACCCGCTGCGGCCGGCTCTGCTCTGGCTGGACGGGCGCGCGGTGCGGGAGGTCGAGGAGCACGGCACCGCCGAGGTGCACCGGATCACCGGCAAGCCGCCGAACCCGACGCCGGCCTGGTACAAGCTCCTGTGGCTGGCCCGCCACGAGCCGGAGACGGTGGCGCGCACCGGCAAGGTCGTCGACGTCCAGGGGTTCCTCGTGCACCGGCTCACCGGCGAGTGGGCCACCTCCTGGGCCAGCGCCGACCCGCTCGGCCTCGTGGACATGACCACGTGCGACTACGACGACGGGCTGCTGGCGGCGGCCGGGCTGCGCCGCGAGCAGCTGGGCGAGCTGCGGCCGCCCGGCACGGTGCTCGGCAGGGTCGCGGACGACGTGGCGCGCGAGCTCGGCCTGCCCAGGGGCCTGCCCGTGGTGGCCGGGGTCGGCGACGGCCAGGCCGCCCAGCTGGGCACGGGCGTGACGGCGTCCGGGCGCGCCTACCTCAACCTGGGCACGGGCGTCGTCTCCGGCACCTACAGCGAGACCTACTCCTACGGCGCGCAGTACCGCACGCTGTTCGCCGCCGTGCCCGGCGCCTACGCGCTGGAGACGTTCATCGGCGGGGGGACGTACAACCTCAGCTGGTTCGTCGAGAAGTTCTCCGGCCTGGACAGCCGGGCCCTGGGCCTGGAGCTGACCCCGGAGCAGATCCTCGAGACCGCGGCCGCCCAGCTGCCGCCCGGCGCCGACGGGCTGCTGCTCCTGCCCTACTGGGCCGGTGCCCTCACGCCCTACTGGGACCACCACGCCCGCGGCGTGCTCGTCGGCCTCACCGGCTCCCACGGCAAGTCCCACGTCTACCGCGCCCTGCTGGAGGGCATCGCGTACGAGCAGCGGCTGCTCACCGACGGGGCCGAGGCGGTGCTGCAGGAGCCGGTGAGCACCCTCGTCGCGCTCGGCGGGGGCTCGCGCAGCCGCGTGTGGTGCCAGATCCTCGCCGACGTCATGCGCCGCCGCGTGGACGTCGTGCGCGAGGCCGAGAGCACCTGCCTGGGGGCCGGGATGCTGGCGGCTGCGGCGGTCGGCGTCCACGACTCCGTCCCCGCCGCGGCCGAGGCGATGAGCGCGACCGCGGGCTCGTACGAGCCGGACGCGGAGCGCTGCGCGGCCTACGACCGGCTGTACGCGGTCTACCGCGACATCTACCCGGCGATGCGCGCCCTGTTCCCGCGGCTGGCCGAGGCCTCCCGCTCCGAGGCCTCCCGCTCCGAGGCCTCCCGCTCCGAGGCCTCCCGCTCCGAGGCCTCCCGGTGA